From the genome of Streptococcus lutetiensis, one region includes:
- a CDS encoding DNA polymerase III subunit alpha, with protein sequence MFAQLDTKTVYSFMDSLIDLEGYVKEAKVLGYQTIGIMDKDNLYAAFHFITKAKSEGLRPVLGLELTLILQGNLSLSVYLIARDTTGYKNLMKVSSCQMTSGIQLEDLKDYLSGLVVIIPYFDGLESLLLPFEYYIGVNVHSEEKDYAKPLIPLHTVRYFNTNEVETLHMLHAIRDNISLKDAPAAPQGQQLMACDILTQAFEQKFPQALENLEKLVADIHYDFNSELKLPRFNRQKPAQEELIELTEAGLKAKNLWLPEYQERLRKELSVIHKMEFDDYFLIVWDLLRFGRSRGYYMGMGRGSAAGSLVSYALDITGIDPVKNNLLFERFLNEERYSMPDIDIDLPDVYRSEFLHYVRNRYGSLHSAQIVTFSTFGAKQAIRDVFKRFGAPEHELTNITKKISFRDNLTTVYEKNLSFRQIINSKIEYQKAFAIAKRIEGNPRQTSIHAAGVVMSDDNLTEHIPLKAGEDMMITQYDAAAVEANGLLKMDFLGLRNLTFVQRMQEKVAKECGITIDIKSIDLEDQQTLALFAAGKTKGIFQFEQAGAINLLKRIKPQKFEDIVATTSLNRPGASDYTENFIRRRFGQEAIDLIDPLVAKILEPTYGIMLYQEQVMQIAQVYAGFTLGKADLLRRAMSKKKAEDMQKMESEFLKGAQALDRPLKTAKDLFSRMAKFAGYGFNRSHAFAYSALAFQLAYFKAHYPAVFYDIMLNYSSVDYITDAMESEFRIKKIDINTVPYNDKIADGQIYLGLKNLRALPRDLCYWIIDHRPFSSIEDFLTKLPENYQKKELITPLVEVGAFDNFEKNRRKIIENLEPLFIFVNELGSLFAENSYNWIEVEDFPNTEKYRQEQGLLGVGISPHPLLEIAKNSSVAFTALADLHENTEATILVELSKIRVIRTKTKGEQMAFLNVTDTQKKFDVTLFPEVFTRYKDELQEGRFYYLTGKIQNRNNRLQMVLNHVQETSSERLWLLLPNHLHDREVSKILAQYPGNIPVILHYQDSKQTLQSQRHLVKKDEELLQALTPYTVKAIYQ encoded by the coding sequence ATGTTTGCCCAATTAGATACCAAGACTGTTTATTCTTTTATGGATAGCTTAATTGACTTAGAGGGCTATGTCAAAGAAGCAAAAGTATTAGGCTACCAAACCATTGGGATTATGGACAAAGATAATCTCTATGCCGCCTTTCATTTTATTACAAAAGCTAAAAGCGAAGGCTTACGCCCTGTTTTAGGTCTTGAGTTGACGCTTATTTTACAGGGAAATCTTTCCTTAAGTGTGTACCTAATTGCGCGTGATACGACAGGTTACAAAAACTTGATGAAAGTGTCTAGCTGTCAGATGACCTCTGGGATTCAGCTAGAGGATTTAAAGGATTACTTGTCAGGCTTAGTGGTTATTATCCCGTATTTTGATGGTTTAGAGAGCCTGTTGCTTCCTTTTGAGTATTATATCGGAGTAAATGTCCACTCAGAAGAAAAGGATTATGCCAAGCCTTTAATCCCACTCCATACAGTACGGTATTTTAATACTAACGAAGTCGAAACGCTTCACATGCTTCATGCTATTCGAGATAATATTAGCTTGAAGGATGCGCCGGCTGCACCGCAAGGACAGCAGTTGATGGCTTGTGATATCTTAACACAAGCTTTTGAGCAAAAATTTCCACAAGCTCTAGAAAACTTAGAAAAATTAGTCGCTGATATTCACTATGACTTTAATAGCGAACTAAAATTACCACGCTTTAATCGTCAAAAACCTGCGCAGGAGGAATTGATAGAATTAACTGAAGCAGGGCTTAAGGCTAAAAATCTTTGGTTGCCAGAGTACCAAGAACGATTAAGAAAAGAACTTTCAGTCATTCACAAGATGGAATTTGATGATTACTTCCTTATCGTTTGGGATTTGTTGCGTTTTGGTCGCAGTCGAGGCTATTACATGGGAATGGGACGCGGTTCTGCTGCGGGAAGTTTAGTTTCCTATGCTCTTGATATTACTGGTATTGACCCAGTGAAGAACAATCTGCTCTTTGAACGTTTTCTAAATGAAGAACGGTATAGCATGCCTGATATTGATATTGACCTACCAGATGTTTATCGTAGTGAGTTTCTTCATTATGTTCGTAATCGTTACGGTAGTCTTCATTCGGCTCAAATTGTGACTTTTTCAACTTTTGGTGCTAAACAAGCTATTCGTGATGTTTTTAAACGATTCGGTGCACCAGAGCATGAATTGACTAATATCACTAAAAAAATCAGTTTTAGAGATAATTTGACTACAGTTTATGAAAAGAACTTATCTTTCCGTCAAATTATTAATTCTAAAATCGAGTATCAAAAAGCCTTTGCGATTGCCAAACGTATCGAAGGAAATCCTCGGCAGACTTCAATTCACGCCGCTGGTGTCGTTATGAGCGATGACAATCTGACCGAGCATATTCCATTAAAAGCTGGCGAAGATATGATGATTACACAATATGATGCGGCTGCGGTTGAGGCTAATGGTCTTCTTAAAATGGACTTTCTTGGGCTTCGTAACCTTACTTTTGTGCAACGCATGCAAGAAAAGGTTGCTAAAGAATGTGGTATCACAATTGACATCAAATCGATTGATTTAGAAGATCAGCAAACCCTAGCTTTATTTGCTGCAGGAAAGACAAAAGGAATTTTTCAATTTGAACAAGCTGGCGCCATTAATCTGTTAAAACGTATTAAACCACAAAAATTTGAAGATATTGTGGCAACAACGAGTTTGAACCGTCCAGGGGCTAGTGATTACACCGAAAACTTTATTAGACGTCGTTTTGGACAAGAAGCGATTGACTTGATTGACCCTCTGGTGGCAAAAATATTGGAACCAACCTATGGCATCATGCTTTATCAAGAGCAAGTGATGCAGATTGCACAGGTCTATGCAGGATTCACTCTGGGGAAAGCGGATTTGTTGCGTCGTGCCATGTCTAAGAAAAAGGCAGAAGACATGCAAAAAATGGAAAGCGAGTTCTTAAAAGGTGCACAGGCTCTTGATCGACCGCTTAAAACGGCTAAAGATTTATTTTCTCGCATGGCTAAATTTGCTGGCTACGGTTTTAATAGAAGTCACGCCTTTGCTTACTCAGCATTAGCTTTTCAACTAGCTTACTTTAAGGCACACTATCCTGCAGTTTTTTATGATATCATGCTGAATTATTCAAGTGTTGATTATATTACGGATGCTATGGAATCAGAGTTTCGCATCAAGAAAATCGACATCAATACAGTGCCTTATAACGATAAGATAGCTGATGGTCAAATTTATCTTGGCTTGAAAAATCTACGCGCACTTCCACGTGATTTATGTTACTGGATTATTGATCATCGACCATTTTCAAGTATTGAGGACTTCTTGACCAAGTTGCCTGAAAATTACCAGAAGAAGGAACTTATCACACCATTGGTTGAAGTCGGTGCTTTTGATAATTTTGAAAAAAATCGCCGCAAGATTATTGAAAATCTGGAACCTCTTTTCATATTCGTTAATGAACTAGGTAGCCTTTTTGCCGAAAATTCTTATAATTGGATTGAAGTAGAAGACTTTCCAAATACTGAAAAATATCGTCAGGAACAGGGATTACTTGGAGTAGGAATCAGTCCACACCCACTTCTTGAAATTGCCAAGAACTCATCTGTTGCTTTTACGGCTTTAGCCGATTTGCATGAAAATACTGAAGCGACTATTCTTGTTGAATTAAGTAAGATTCGTGTGATTCGAACAAAAACCAAGGGTGAGCAGATGGCTTTTCTGAATGTGACAGACACACAGAAAAAATTTGACGTCACTCTCTTTCCAGAAGTCTTCACACGTTATAAAGACGAATTGCAAGAAGGGAGATTTTATTATTTAACTGGTAAGATTCAGAATCGCAACAATCGTTTGCAGATGGTGTTAAATCATGTTCAAGAAACAAGTAGTGAACGCTTGTGGTTATTACTTCCAAATCATTTACATGATAGAGAAGTTTCAAAAATCTTGGCACAATATCCAGGAAATATTCCCGTGATTTTGCATTATCAAGATAGTAAGCAAACCTTGCAAAGTCAGAGACATTTGGTTAAAAAGGACGAAGAGCTTTTACAAGCTTTAACTCCATATACAGTGAAAGCGATTTATCAATAA
- the pfkA gene encoding 6-phosphofructokinase, with protein sequence MKRIAVLTSGGDAPGMNAAVRAVVRKAIKEGMEVFGINRGYAGMVDGDIFPLDAQSVSNILSHGGTFLQSARYPEFATLEGQLAGIEQLKKHDIEGVVVIGGDGSYHGAMRLTEHGFPAVGIPGTIDNDIAGTDYTIGFDTAVNTAMEALDKIRDTSYSHKRTFVVEVMGRNAGDIALWAGIAAGADQIIIPEEEYDINEVVAKVKDGYENKGKERHLIVLAEGVMHAEKFAELMKEAGDTSDLRATNLGHILRGGAPSPRDRVLASWMGAHAVELLQQGRGGLAIGIHNEELVESPILGTKEEGALFSLAEDGSIIVNMPHKARLDFAQLNRDIAHL encoded by the coding sequence ATGAAACGTATTGCTGTTTTGACTAGTGGCGGCGACGCTCCTGGTATGAATGCTGCTGTTCGTGCGGTTGTTCGTAAAGCAATTAAAGAAGGAATGGAAGTCTTCGGAATCAACCGTGGTTATGCTGGTATGGTCGATGGCGACATTTTCCCATTGGATGCTCAAAGTGTTTCAAACATTTTGTCACATGGTGGTACTTTCCTTCAATCAGCTCGTTACCCTGAGTTTGCAACTCTTGAAGGACAACTTGCTGGTATCGAACAACTTAAAAAACACGATATCGAAGGTGTCGTTGTTATCGGTGGTGACGGTTCTTATCACGGTGCTATGCGCTTGACAGAACACGGATTCCCAGCAGTTGGTATCCCAGGTACAATCGATAACGATATCGCTGGTACAGATTACACTATTGGGTTTGATACAGCTGTAAACACAGCTATGGAAGCTCTTGACAAAATCCGTGATACATCTTACAGTCACAAACGTACATTTGTTGTTGAAGTAATGGGACGTAACGCTGGTGATATCGCTCTTTGGGCAGGTATTGCTGCAGGTGCTGACCAAATCATTATTCCTGAAGAAGAATATGACATCAACGAAGTTGTTGCAAAAGTTAAAGATGGTTACGAAAACAAAGGTAAAGAACGTCACCTTATCGTTCTTGCTGAAGGTGTAATGCATGCTGAAAAATTTGCAGAGTTGATGAAAGAAGCTGGTGATACTAGCGACCTTCGTGCAACTAACCTTGGTCACATCCTTCGTGGTGGTGCCCCATCACCTCGTGATCGTGTTCTTGCTTCTTGGATGGGTGCTCACGCTGTTGAATTGCTTCAACAAGGTCGTGGTGGACTTGCCATTGGTATCCACAACGAAGAATTAGTAGAAAGCCCAATTCTTGGTACTAAAGAAGAAGGTGCTCTATTCTCATTGGCAGAAGATGGTAGCATTATCGTCAACATGCCACACAAAGCACGTCTTGACTTTGCTCAATTAAATCGAGACATTGCTCATTTGTAA
- the pyk gene encoding pyruvate kinase produces MNKRVKIVATLGPAVEIRGGKKFGEDGYWGESLDVEASAQKIAQLIKEGANVFRFNFSHGDHAEQGERMATVRRAEEIAGQKVGFLLDTKGPEIRTELFEGEAKEYSYKTGEQIRVATKQGIKSTREVIALNVAGSLDIYDDVEVGKQVLVDDGKLGLRVVAKDDATREFVVEVENDGIIAKQKGVNIPYTKIPFPALAERDNADIRFGLEQGLNFIAISFVRTAKDVEEVRTICEETGNGHVRLFAKIENQQGIENIDEIIEAADGIMIARGDMGIEVPFEMVPVYQKMIITKVNAAGKAVITATNMLESMTEKPRATRSEVSDVFNAVIDGTDATMLSGESANGKYPVEAVRAMATIDKNAQALLNEYGRLDSSSFARTSKTEVVASAVKDATSSMDIKLVVALTESGNTARLISKYRPDADILAVTFDEKTQKSLMINWGVIPVVTEKPASTDDMFEVAEKAALESGLVQSGDNIVIVAGVPVGSGGTNTMRIRTVK; encoded by the coding sequence ATGAATAAACGCGTAAAAATCGTTGCAACACTTGGTCCTGCGGTTGAAATCCGTGGCGGTAAAAAATTCGGTGAAGATGGATATTGGGGTGAAAGCCTTGATGTTGAAGCATCAGCACAAAAAATCGCTCAATTAATTAAAGAAGGTGCAAACGTCTTCCGTTTCAACTTCTCACACGGTGACCATGCAGAACAAGGTGAACGTATGGCAACTGTACGTCGTGCCGAAGAAATTGCTGGACAAAAAGTTGGTTTCCTTCTTGACACTAAAGGTCCTGAAATCCGTACTGAACTTTTTGAAGGCGAAGCTAAAGAATATTCATACAAAACTGGTGAACAAATCCGTGTTGCTACTAAACAAGGTATCAAATCAACTCGCGAAGTTATCGCTTTGAACGTTGCCGGTTCCCTTGACATCTACGATGACGTTGAAGTTGGTAAACAAGTTCTTGTTGACGATGGTAAACTTGGTCTTCGTGTTGTCGCTAAAGACGATGCAACTCGTGAATTTGTTGTTGAAGTTGAAAACGATGGTATTATCGCTAAACAAAAAGGTGTAAACATTCCTTACACTAAAATCCCATTCCCAGCTCTTGCTGAACGTGATAACGCTGATATTCGTTTTGGTCTTGAACAAGGTCTTAACTTCATCGCTATTTCATTCGTACGTACTGCAAAAGACGTTGAAGAAGTTCGTACAATCTGTGAAGAAACTGGTAACGGGCACGTTCGTTTGTTCGCTAAAATCGAAAACCAACAAGGTATCGAAAACATCGACGAAATCATCGAAGCTGCTGATGGTATCATGATCGCTCGTGGTGACATGGGTATCGAAGTTCCATTTGAAATGGTTCCAGTTTACCAAAAAATGATCATCACTAAAGTTAACGCAGCTGGTAAAGCAGTTATCACAGCAACAAACATGCTTGAATCTATGACTGAAAAACCACGTGCAACTCGTTCAGAAGTATCTGACGTGTTCAACGCTGTTATTGATGGTACTGACGCAACAATGCTTTCAGGTGAATCTGCAAACGGTAAATACCCAGTTGAAGCAGTTCGTGCAATGGCTACAATCGATAAAAACGCTCAAGCTCTTCTTAACGAATACGGACGTCTTGATTCATCATCATTCGCTCGTACTTCTAAAACAGAAGTTGTTGCTTCTGCAGTTAAAGATGCAACAAGCTCAATGGATATCAAACTTGTAGTTGCTCTTACTGAATCTGGTAACACTGCTCGTCTTATCTCTAAATACCGTCCAGATGCTGACATTTTGGCTGTAACATTCGACGAAAAAACTCAAAAATCATTGATGATTAACTGGGGTGTTATTCCAGTCGTAACTGAAAAACCTGCATCAACTGATGACATGTTTGAAGTTGCTGAAAAAGCTGCTCTTGAATCAGGATTGGTTCAATCAGGTGATAACATCGTTATCGTCGCTGGTGTTCCTGTCGGTTCAGGTGGTACAAACACAATGCGTATCCGCACTGTAAAATAA
- the lepB gene encoding signal peptidase I — MVKRDFIRNIILVLIAILAIFLLRIFVFSTFKVHEDAANSYLSNGDVVVVNRNREPRYKDFIVYKKDGIFYISRVVATAGQSVTVMDDILYVNNKVKKEPYISKIKSEYLSTSDTQQPFTSDFSVNTVSNGKYNEVPKGYYLVLNDDRQNTNDSRSFGLIKESQIRGVVTFKVLPLNQFGFITAE; from the coding sequence ATGGTTAAGCGCGATTTTATTCGAAACATTATTTTAGTCTTAATTGCTATTTTAGCGATATTCTTGTTGAGGATTTTTGTCTTTTCAACATTTAAAGTGCATGAGGATGCCGCTAATTCATACCTATCAAATGGTGATGTCGTAGTTGTTAATCGAAATCGAGAACCACGCTATAAAGATTTCATCGTTTACAAGAAAGATGGTATTTTTTACATTAGTCGTGTTGTCGCAACAGCTGGACAAAGTGTGACTGTAATGGATGATATTCTTTATGTTAACAACAAAGTAAAAAAAGAACCGTACATTAGCAAGATAAAATCCGAATATTTGTCAACTTCGGATACCCAACAGCCATTTACTTCTGATTTTTCTGTTAATACTGTTTCTAATGGTAAATACAACGAAGTGCCAAAAGGGTATTATCTAGTCTTAAATGATGATCGTCAGAATACTAATGACAGTCGTAGTTTTGGACTAATCAAGGAAAGTCAAATTCGTGGTGTTGTTACTTTCAAAGTTTTACCACTTAATCAATTTGGATTTATTACAGCAGAGTAG
- the glmS gene encoding glutamine--fructose-6-phosphate transaminase (isomerizing) gives MCGIVGVVGNKNATDILMQGLEKLEYRGYDSAGIYVTNGVNQGRLIKSVGRIADLRAKIGIDMAGYTGIGHTRWATHGQPTELNAHPHTSETGRFVLVHNGVIENYLQIKETYLSNHHLKGETDTEIAVHLVGEFVEQGLSVLEAFKKALKIIEGSYAFALVDVEDPDTIYVAKNKSPLLIGLGDGYNMVCSDAMAMICETSEFMEIHDKELVVLTKDSISVMDYDGNAIERASYTAELDLSDIGKGTYPYYMLKEIDEQPTVMRKLITAYTDDNNQVTVDPEIIKAIQEADRIYILAAGTSYHAGFASKSFLEQMTDTPVELGIASEWGYNMPLLSKKPLFIMISQSGETADSRQVLVKANQMGIPSLTITNVPGSTLSREATYTMLLHAGPEIAVASTKAYTAQVATLAILAKAVGDANGNKVAADFDVVHELAIVAQSIEATLSEKDTIAEKAEVLLKETRNAFYIGRGSDYYVAMEASLKLKEISYIQCEGFAAGELKHGTISLIEEGVPVIALISSNPVLASHTRGNIQEVEARGASVLTIVDESQAREGDDIIVTTVHPFLSAIAMVVPAQLIAYYATLQRGLDVDKPRNLAKSVTVE, from the coding sequence ATGTGTGGTATTGTTGGTGTTGTTGGAAACAAAAACGCAACAGACATCTTAATGCAAGGTCTTGAAAAATTGGAGTACCGTGGTTACGATTCTGCAGGAATTTACGTTACTAATGGTGTTAATCAAGGTCGCTTGATTAAATCAGTTGGACGTATTGCTGATCTTCGTGCGAAAATCGGAATTGATATGGCTGGTTACACTGGTATTGGTCACACCCGTTGGGCAACTCACGGTCAACCAACTGAATTGAATGCTCACCCACATACATCTGAAACTGGACGTTTCGTCTTGGTTCACAATGGTGTTATTGAAAACTATCTACAAATTAAAGAAACATATCTTTCAAATCACCATCTTAAAGGTGAAACTGATACTGAAATCGCTGTTCATTTAGTTGGTGAATTTGTTGAACAAGGTTTGTCAGTTCTTGAAGCTTTTAAAAAAGCTTTGAAGATCATTGAAGGTTCATATGCGTTTGCTTTGGTTGATGTTGAAGATCCTGATACTATTTATGTGGCTAAAAATAAATCACCTCTTTTGATTGGCTTGGGTGACGGATACAACATGGTATGTTCAGATGCTATGGCTATGATTTGCGAAACTAGCGAATTTATGGAAATCCATGACAAGGAATTGGTTGTTTTGACAAAAGATTCTATTTCAGTTATGGATTATGATGGCAATGCTATCGAACGCGCTTCTTACACAGCTGAACTTGACTTATCTGATATTGGTAAAGGAACTTATCCTTACTATATGTTAAAAGAAATTGATGAACAACCAACAGTTATGCGCAAGTTAATCACTGCTTACACAGATGACAATAATCAAGTCACTGTTGATCCTGAAATTATCAAAGCTATTCAAGAAGCAGACCGTATTTACATTTTGGCTGCCGGAACATCTTACCATGCTGGTTTTGCTTCAAAATCATTCCTTGAACAAATGACTGACACACCAGTTGAACTTGGTATTGCATCTGAATGGGGCTATAACATGCCTTTATTGAGCAAAAAACCACTTTTCATCATGATTTCACAATCAGGTGAAACTGCTGATAGTCGTCAAGTTTTGGTTAAAGCAAATCAAATGGGCATTCCTAGCTTGACTATTACAAACGTTCCAGGTTCAACATTGTCACGTGAAGCAACATACACTATGCTTTTGCATGCAGGACCTGAAATTGCAGTTGCTTCAACAAAAGCTTACACAGCTCAAGTTGCTACATTGGCAATTCTTGCTAAAGCAGTTGGTGATGCTAATGGCAACAAAGTAGCAGCTGATTTTGATGTTGTTCACGAATTGGCTATTGTTGCACAATCTATCGAAGCAACACTTTCTGAAAAAGATACGATTGCTGAAAAAGCAGAAGTACTTCTTAAAGAAACTCGCAATGCCTTTTACATCGGTCGTGGTTCAGACTACTATGTTGCCATGGAAGCTAGCTTGAAATTAAAAGAAATTTCATACATTCAATGTGAAGGCTTTGCAGCTGGAGAATTGAAACACGGTACAATTTCATTGATTGAAGAAGGTGTGCCTGTTATTGCACTTATCTCAAGCAACCCTGTTCTTGCATCACATACACGTGGTAATATCCAAGAAGTTGAAGCACGTGGAGCAAGCGTTCTTACAATTGTTGATGAAAGCCAAGCTCGTGAAGGAGACGATATCATCGTAACAACTGTACACCCATTCTTGTCAGCTATTGCAATGGTCGTACCAGCACAATTGATTGCTTACTACGCAACACTTCAACGTGGTTTGGACGTTGATAAACCTCGTAACCTTGCGAAATCGGTTACTGTGGAATAA
- a CDS encoding zinc ribbon domain-containing protein YjdM, which yields MSLPNCPKCNSEYVYEDGLMLVCPECAYEWNPADSVEEDGLVVLDSNGTCLADGDSVTIVKNLKVKGAPKDLKQGTRVKNIRLVEGDHNIDCKIDGFGAMKLKSEFVKKL from the coding sequence ATGTCTTTACCAAATTGTCCAAAATGTAACTCTGAGTATGTTTACGAAGATGGATTAATGTTAGTTTGCCCAGAGTGCGCTTATGAATGGAACCCAGCTGATTCAGTTGAAGAAGATGGCTTGGTTGTTCTTGATAGCAACGGAACTTGTCTTGCTGACGGTGACAGTGTTACTATCGTTAAAAACTTGAAAGTAAAAGGTGCACCAAAAGATCTTAAACAAGGAACTCGTGTTAAAAACATTCGTCTTGTTGAAGGTGACCACAATATTGATTGTAAAATTGATGGTTTCGGTGCTATGAAATTAAAATCAGAGTTTGTTAAAAAATTATAA
- a CDS encoding amino acid ABC transporter permease produces the protein MSYISQVLPSLLDGAAVTLQVFCIVIVLSIPIGAILAFLMQIKFKPLQWLLTLYVWIMRGTPLLLQLIFFYYVLPSVGVVMDRMPAAILAFTLNYAAYFAEIFRGGIAAIPKGQYEAAKVLKLNQLQTIHYIILPQVFKIVLPSVFNEIINLVKDSSLVYVLGVGDLLLASKTAANRDATLTPMFVAGAIYLLMIGIVTLISKQTEKKFDYYK, from the coding sequence ATGTCATATATTTCACAAGTTCTGCCTAGCTTGTTAGATGGCGCTGCGGTAACTTTGCAAGTTTTCTGTATTGTTATTGTGCTTTCCATTCCGATTGGCGCTATCCTTGCTTTTTTGATGCAGATTAAATTTAAACCTTTGCAATGGTTGTTGACATTATATGTATGGATTATGCGTGGAACACCATTGCTATTGCAACTTATTTTCTTCTACTATGTTTTACCAAGTGTAGGAGTGGTTATGGACCGTATGCCAGCAGCTATTTTGGCATTTACCTTGAATTATGCAGCTTATTTTGCTGAAATTTTCCGTGGTGGGATTGCTGCTATTCCTAAAGGTCAATACGAAGCTGCAAAAGTCTTAAAATTAAATCAGTTGCAAACTATTCATTATATTATTTTGCCACAGGTTTTCAAGATTGTTTTACCAAGTGTTTTCAATGAAATTATCAACCTTGTCAAAGATTCTTCACTCGTTTATGTTCTTGGGGTTGGTGATTTGTTGCTTGCAAGTAAGACAGCTGCTAACCGTGATGCGACACTTACACCGATGTTTGTGGCAGGGGCTATTTACTTGCTTATGATTGGTATTGTTACCTTGATTTCTAAACAAACTGAGAAAAAATTTGATTATTATAAATAA
- a CDS encoding amino acid ABC transporter ATP-binding protein, protein MLELKNISKQFGQKKIFDHFNLTIEDGKILSLVGPSGGGKTTLLRMLAGLEKIDSGEIIYNGEVVPIDHLETLNLLGFVFQDFQLFPHLSVLDNLILSPVKTMGMTKEAAKEKALGLLKRLGLGEHADAYPYSLSGGQKQRVALARAMMIDPQIIGYDEPTSALDPELRQEVEKLILQNREAGMTQIVVTHDLQFAETISDYILKINPK, encoded by the coding sequence ATGTTAGAATTAAAAAATATTTCCAAACAATTTGGTCAAAAGAAGATTTTTGATCATTTTAATTTAACAATTGAAGATGGTAAAATTTTGTCTCTTGTAGGGCCTTCAGGTGGTGGTAAAACCACTTTGCTACGTATGCTTGCTGGTCTTGAAAAAATTGATTCGGGTGAAATCATCTATAATGGTGAAGTTGTTCCAATCGATCACTTAGAGACACTTAACTTGCTTGGTTTTGTTTTCCAAGATTTTCAATTGTTCCCACATTTGTCTGTTTTAGATAATTTGATTTTGTCACCTGTTAAAACAATGGGAATGACAAAAGAAGCGGCAAAAGAAAAAGCACTTGGTCTTCTTAAACGTCTTGGTTTGGGAGAACATGCGGATGCTTATCCTTACTCATTATCAGGTGGGCAAAAGCAACGTGTCGCTCTTGCTCGTGCGATGATGATTGACCCTCAAATTATTGGTTATGATGAACCAACTTCAGCGCTTGACCCTGAATTGCGTCAAGAAGTTGAAAAATTGATTTTACAAAACCGTGAAGCTGGAATGACTCAGATTGTGGTTACCCATGATTTACAATTTGCAGAAACGATTTCAGATTACATTTTAAAAATTAATCCAAAATAA
- a CDS encoding amino acid ABC transporter substrate-binding protein: MKLKKLLLSAMALVATVSLAACGSSSSKKVAKTDQWKTYQKDGKITIGFDNTFVPMGYEDEDGKNVGFDIDLANAVFEQYGIKVKWQSINWDMKETELNNGTIDLIWNGYSISDERAEKVLFTNPYMVNEQVLVTKKSSGITSFAGMKDKVLGAQSGSSGYDAFNAKPKVLKDIVSGDDATQYETFTQALIDLKNDRIDGLLIDKVYANYYLEQEGELDNYNIIASEFDGEDFAVGARKADKTLVKKINQAFQKLYQEGKFQEISNKWFGDDVATDAVKK, from the coding sequence ATGAAATTGAAAAAACTTCTTTTAAGTGCTATGGCGCTTGTTGCGACAGTTAGTTTAGCTGCTTGTGGGTCATCGTCATCAAAAAAAGTTGCTAAGACAGACCAATGGAAAACTTATCAAAAAGATGGTAAGATTACGATTGGTTTTGATAACACTTTTGTACCAATGGGGTACGAAGATGAAGATGGCAAAAATGTTGGTTTTGACATCGATCTTGCCAATGCCGTCTTTGAACAGTATGGTATTAAAGTGAAATGGCAATCAATCAACTGGGATATGAAAGAAACTGAATTGAATAACGGTACGATTGATTTGATTTGGAATGGTTATTCTATTAGTGATGAGCGTGCCGAAAAAGTTCTCTTTACAAATCCTTACATGGTTAATGAACAAGTGCTAGTCACTAAAAAATCTTCAGGAATTACAAGCTTTGCAGGGATGAAAGATAAAGTTCTTGGTGCACAATCTGGCTCATCTGGTTATGATGCTTTCAATGCAAAACCAAAAGTCCTGAAAGATATTGTATCTGGTGATGATGCGACACAGTATGAAACTTTCACACAAGCCCTTATTGACCTTAAAAACGATCGTATCGATGGTCTCTTGATCGATAAAGTTTACGCTAATTATTACCTTGAACAAGAAGGTGAATTAGATAACTACAATATCATTGCTAGTGAGTTTGACGGTGAAGATTTTGCTGTAGGGGCTAGAAAAGCTGATAAAACACTGGTTAAGAAAATCAATCAGGCTTTCCAAAAGCTTTATCAAGAAGGTAAGTTCCAAGAAATTTCAAACAAATGGTTTGGTGATGATGTAGCAACTGATGCTGTTAAAAAATAA